The Neurospora crassa OR74A linkage group I, whole genome shotgun sequence genome segment GTAATGCGGGTAGGCAAGGGGATCTAAGGAGGCAGAGCAGTGAGAGTGATATCTCGCTATGGGAGACGGATCGATATAGGGATAGCTGGGATGAGGAGGCCAACCTTGGAGGGCGGAAGTAGTAGGGTTGACCTTGTCCCGATGCTGATGTTTTGTTTCATCTGTTATCTTCTCTTGTGTCTTACTTTTTAGGTTGTGGCATGATTGCACAAAATGGTGCGAGCAAGCGGGCGGTGTCATCGCATATAGAAAATGGGGAAAGCAACCGGTGTTCAATGGCGTATTTGGAAGCATTTTGATTTTCCCGCTTTCACCACATACTTTCTTTTGATGGCGTCCTTGGCTAGTAGCCGATTTTCATGTCAAGAGATCATATCGATTGTTAAAGGAAATGGTGGGAGTGACACAGGTAGATAGACGGCACTAGAGAACATATAGATATCATAAAACAGTATTCAAGTTCAGCTATCAATCTTCCGAGAAGCATGTCATTAAATTATGTGATGAATAATGCAAATCCTTGAACTCCTCGCTATCCATCTGCAAACCGGGCAAGCCAAAACAGCCACCATTACCAGTTTCAAACCCAAGTCTTGACTGACACGCTCGCCTgttcctaaaattatatgACAATGAACACACACAAGAGACTGATGCTCTCCTCGAGCTGCCCTACTCACTTGCTACCCTGAAATTGCTGCATAAACTGAATGGCCTGTTCCATAGGATAACCGATGAAAACTGGCCCATTAAAGTTGAAGACCACGGGGCTCTGTTGCTGACCTGCTGTTTCAGCCTTCGGCATAGGCATATCTGCCAGGTTGATAAATGTCGGCTGTGGTGTAGGTATAGGTGGTGGTATGATGTGATGCTCCTTTACTGGTGTGGACTGCTCAACCTTGTGATCCGTCCCCTTGGGCGCCGTCTCTCCCGGCACTGTTTCCTGTTTGGACAGTTGCTCTACCTTTGTCCCAGATGAAGCGAATGCAGCCATCTTGGTATGATCAAAGGGACACTTCCCAGCCTGTGGACCTTTCTTGTGAGAAATCCCATCCTGAGCCGGCGATATCGCAGGAACCGCAGGCCGAAACGGACTTGGGCTCCGAAGCCTCTGCATCTGGGGTTGGTCGACCATGGCAGGTACGGGAATGCCCCACGGTCGGCTGGGCGACTCTCCCAGGCGAACTTCTCTCAAAGGACGATCAAAGCGACCCTCAcgttcttcctcatcttctaTGGGCTGGTCGTCTTGGTATTCCGGTGCCGCTTGCGGGTCACTGGCGGAAACAGACTTGGCCCAATTCGCTACTCGTTCATTGGAGGTTCTATCGACTTGCTCATGGTCTTGATATTGATCTCCCGTCGCTGGCGAAGGCAGCATAGGCTTGTGCAGATGGCTCAGGTCCTCGATCATGTTGACCAGATTCCCATACTTGGCATCGAGTTTCCTTACTTGCTCTTCATTCTTTTGATAGCGCCTGACGCAAACCTCATGACTGCGCGGAATCTCGTGCTTGTGCGTCTCCACGTAGCGAGCAATCTCTTCAGGGGAGTGCTTGTCAAGAAATCGAATCGGACACTTGGAGGCAGCAGTGTGGGCGGGCATCGACGTCGAGTCCCCGTACATGGCAGCGCAGATGGGGTCAGAGGATTTGTGCGGAGTGGGGTCCATGGCGGCGGTGCCGTTGTTcaaagcagcagcatcttggtcttgggctCCATCGCCAGTCACACTGCCAATACCAAGGTTGGGCGATGCTCGGTCTTGGACAGCGGGAGGCGTGACAGCAGCAGAAAAGGGACATGCAAGGAggcctttcttcttcccctccacaGTAAAGTCCTTTTCGAGCACGGTCGACATGGTAGTCATGGTGTCGGCGGCGGTTACAGGAGAGGTGGAAGCCTCCTTGCTAGAGTCACTGTGTTTGCTGGCCCTTCCCATGGCAGCGGCAATGAGCTGAGCAGCCTTTCTCCCCTCTCTGATTTGCAGGGCGATCTCGTGCTGGGAGTTTCCAGATTGGATGCGCCGAGGCAGAGGCACGACGGACGAGTTGGTCGCAACAGAATAATAGTGCAGGTCTGGTGGGAGCTGGAGCTTTGCGAGCGTTTCGGCTACCTCGGGAACTGCAGGCGCATACTTATCGGCTAGACACTGGTACTAAATTGCGGGCATGTGTTAGCCAGACATGATCGCCATTGTCAAGCAAGATGGGAGATGACAAGCGCAATCGGGTGTAAATTGGATCAGACATTAGAAGTTGTCTCCACGTGCTGTTGATAGGCAGCTGGCAGATCTAGAGCTAAGAATCATCACAAAAAGGGGGGTTGAAAttggaaaaaaggaaatggaGGGTGTTTTACCTTACCTGCTCGTGCGCAAAGCGAAGCTTGTGCTCAAGGATGGTCTTGCGGTCGATTAGTGATTGGACTTCATCTGCCAGGGCAATGAAGGACTCGGTTAGAGTCTGGGTTAGTTGTAGGTAATCCATCCCACAGCATTTGTTGCGATGAAGCGGGGAGGACCTTCGCGGTATAAGtaacaagaagaggaggctaGGCTGAATGGACCGCTTGCTTGTTGCGCCGCGTGACAAGCTCGTTCGTTCCGCCTTTTCCAGTCTTCCAATGAATGTGAAACGCGCGGGaatggaaaagagaagaaaggctTTTCCGCAGCTGTTTCCGGCCGCGGTTTTAGTCATCCCACAGGGTCCACTTTTTGGAGCCACTGCACCCACCCGGGCCACCGCCGCCCAAAAGCAGAGCCCGCCACGTTTGCCCGAAGCGAAACCCCACCCAGAACTCTCATGCGGGGCATTTCCACTTGGGGCTGGCACTTGGCACGAACACCCGGACCGACACAGCGGGACGCCAGGGGCAACAGGGGGGGACTgaacaccaacatcacaacATACGTAGATCCCTTGTGAGGTCATCATGAGGTTGGGAGAGAAGGGTAAACATGTACACTACGGCGGCATGATGGACGAGCGGCTTGTTACTTGCAAATGTCAGGCCAGTTTGAAATCCTGCTTGCCTATTCCGTATCTCAATGCACTTCGAGGGGATGATCCAAGGCTTCAGAAAAGAGGTGCTAGAACTTGATAACATGGGCTTGTGTTAGGACATACATTAAACATCACTCATCAAGCCCGCCAGAAAGGTAGGATATAGATAATCACTTCTTCAGATATACAGTTGGAACCAGAGCCCCTTCGATTGGTAGCGTCTTCTTCACTGGTCTCGTATTGCTTCCAACAACTGTACCCGTCAGCTTACCTCTTAACAAGGCATATAACACCCTGCGATGACGCCCCTCTGCTGTATAAGCGTGGTGGCTTCATGGTGTTGTTTTGACATCCTCTTCATTATTTCAGCTTTCACCTCTATCAACATATGTATCTGCTAGGACCAGCCATTACCacggctttttttttcagtaCTGATCAACATGATGGCTGCTCAAGTCATTCGTCCAGCTCGTCTGTTGAACCGCACAGCACACATTGTCCCTGGTAAGGCAACCCGACATGATCATCACGTCTCATGGCATTGACAATCTTTGACACAAATCAACAGGCCAGCTACGCGTCACAGAGCTCACCTTTGAGGTGCCCCTCAACCATTCCAACCTCTCCGCTGGAAACCTCAAAATCTTCGGTCGCCAAGTCACCAAACATGACACCCCCATCGTGCCCCGCACCGACAGCGAGCTGGAGGAATACCACAGGAGGCCCTACCTCGTCTACCTCGAAGGCGGTCCCGGCTTCGGCAACAGAGAACCCCAAGACCACCAACTGACCAAAACAGCCCTGGACAGAGGTTACACCCTCCTCTTGCTCGACTACCGCGGCACCGGCCTAAGCACGCCCATCAACCAGCCCCATCTAGCCACATTGGGTGGCCCCCAGCAGCAGGCCGACTACCTCAAGCGCTTCCGCGCCGACAGTATCGTCCAAGATGCCGAGGCCGTGCGTCTCTGTCTGACTGCCGATTATCCCGAGACTCACAAGAAGTGGTCCATTTTCGGCCAGTCCTACGGCGGCTTTGTCGCGCTGACGTACCTCTCCCAGTTCCCGCAAGGGTTGCGCGAGGTGTTTCTGACGGGCGGTCTCGCGCCCGTCAAGCGCACGGCCCAAGAAGTCTACACGGCGCTGTACAAGAAGGTCATCCAGCGCAACGAGGCTTACTACCGCAAGTTCCCCGAAGACGTGGGGCGCGTCCGCAAGGTAGCGCAGTACCTGGACGAAAAATCCCCCCGGCTGCCGGGCGGCGGCCAATTCACCGTCGAACGGTTGCTCGGCATCGGTCTGTGTATGGGCATGAATGGCGGCTTGGATCTGATCCACAGCACCATCCTCAAGCTGGCCATGGACATTGAGCAGTTCGGCTTCATCACCCGCGCCGCAGGCGCTGCTTTCGAGGGGCTGATTCCGTTTGATACCAACCCCATCTATGCCGTCCTCCACGAGTCCATCTATGTTAATGGACCCGGGTTGGCGTCCGACTGGGCCGCCCACCGGGTCGGCAAGACGCTTGCCGAGTCCGAGCCGGGACTCAGCTGGCTGTCCTCAGTGCCCCAAGCCCTCgactactcctcctcctcctcctcctccacaaaCCAGCAGCCCCTGTACTTCTCTGGCGAAATGGTCTACCCTGCCCACTTCGATTGCTACCCAGAGCTAAAGGACATGAAGGAGACGGCCGAGCTTCTGGCCAAGCACGACGACTGGCCGCGGCTCTACGACCTGGACCAGCTTGCGCGGAACGAAGTCCCTGTCTACGCGGCTAGTTATGTTGAGGACATGTATGTCGACGCGGACTTTGCAAGGGAGACGGCCAAGGCGGTTAGAGGGACCAAGGTGTTTGAGACGAACGTGATGTATCACGGAGCGTTGAGGGCCAAGACCGACGAGGTTCTGGGGCAGTTGTTCAAGTTGAGGGATGATACCCTCGATTAAGCGTGAGTGGTTGTCGGGGATTTCAGCTCGTTGCCGGTTTGGCGTGGATGTTAAGATTCTTGATGAAGACAAATTCCCTTTTGTTTTGAATTTGGTGAGATGTTGGCGAGGACGTGTGCTTTTGATACTGGTATCACACGATCGGGGAGATGAGGTTCATATTTACTTGAGTCTTCACGACCAACGAGAGGTGCCCTAACTGGCCCCCAGGAGGCTGATGTTTGGTTTGGAAAATTGACGTGTTGCTCCGGTCTCAGATGCTCAAAATCATGTCCGATTTGCCTTGAATGGCGAATTTACACGCACGCGGTCTTAAAGACTGTGAGTACACTGGATGGGTACGCTAGGAGCTCGTCGGCAGCCTATATCTAATGACCACAACATAACAACATGCAGTTCGCCAATGAAACGAAATATGGCATTCAGGAATCCTGATCATTTCGCTAACAATCccagaaaaaaataaaacaaaatccagctccccttccccctttcttcctGGATCCAGGTGAGCAGCAATCATGTGATACGCGTAGCATGAGCATGTACTGAGTAGTCCCCCCCTGTTCCTTTCTCATGCTACATGACCTTCCTGTGTCCTTCATATGAAGCAAATAGCCGGGATAAGACGGTAATGCCATGTCCATGCCCttcatccttcttttctaTCAGTCCGATATCCTCTCTAGAACGCCTGCCAATAAGACCGGGTGTTGATATATTTTGACATCGATAGAAGTAAAAGTCCACCATGTCATTAAACGCAGGTGAAATAGGGGGAACATCAAACAACGAGATTgaaccctcttcttccaccgtGATAGTGATAATCCGGGTGCTGTGTGGATAAGTGTGATCGTATCCCTTCCACCCGTGCCGACTTGATCACACTTCAGGTATTACCGGTTTTCACCTTGCATCATACCCCCTTTTTGttcccttctccaactcTTCGTTTTGTCGGCCCCTCAAATATCGTGCCTCGTCAAATGTGCAATACTCGATAATGAGTCGAGTAATCGGGTATATTTGCTTCGTTAAGGATGATCATGGGGACAAGAGACATGAAATGATTTAGAATCGTTGCAAATCATTCATCCTCCATAGCAAGTCTCAAACAATGTCGTGCATGGCACGCTTTGTTGGACCGTCGCTTGTGCCGCAATTTATCGTCGAATTATGGATAAGGTTGGTACTGCTTCCCCGCCCATTTAGCTCGCTTACTGCGAGGCGCACTGTACGCGTTCGGCCTGAggctcgtcatcctcctccatagGGCTGTTGGAGAAGCCACGGCCGGCTCCGTTGCCCTCGACGTCCTCCAATTCTGCTGGCTCGGTCATAGCATCCTGAGGGGGTACGTTGACAACAGCGGGGGCCGGGAGGTACTTGCGAAGAGCCTCGAAGGCAGCGGGATCCTGAGTCCAGTTCTTCTCGGGGAACCTGACGGAAAACTGGATATACATGTTGCCGTAATCGTGGTGGCGGTAGGAGGGCATACCCTGGCCACGAATCATCTTGACGGAGTCTATCTTGCTGTTAGCGCTTGCTGATGCATAATGTAGCCGGACAGAAGAACACTTACTGGGCGCAATAGCCTCGCCGGGCTGGATGTCGACGCTCAACCAGCGCTCATCGAGATGCTCGATGTAGATGGTTCCACCGGCAAGGGCGGTCACGAGATCGATCTCGCACTTGTAAAGAAGATCATCCTCCTGACGGGTGAAGCGGGGATGGGGCTTCTGCtcgatgacgaagacgacgtcACCGGGGAGAATGCCAGGTGCTTGGTCACCCTCACCACGGAACTCGACCTTGGTGCCGCTCTTAACGCCACGGTCAACGTGGACGTGGAGGACCTTGCGATCGACAACGGTCTTCTTGCCATTGCACTGCTTGCAACgatccttctccttgattACCTCGCCTTCGCCATTGCAGTCAGGGCAGACGGTCTGGAAGCGCTGAATCATGGGGCCCATCTGCCTCATCATGATCTTGGTACCCTGACCATCGCAGCCAGCACACCGCTTGACGGCACCTTCCTTACCGCCGCGACCCTCGCACTTGGGGCAAAGGATTGACCGCTGAAGGGCCAGCTTGGAGATCTTGCCGCGGTAGATGTCCTCAAGCGAGACGTGGTGGGTGTGGTGAATAGTCTTGGCCTTCGCGGGGGCACGCTGCTGGTTCATACCGCCGAACATACCACCGAGaccgccgccgaagccaccgccgccgaagaaCTGAGCGAACAGATCCTCGGCAGCCATGCcgccaccggcaccggcgccACCCTCAAGACCAGCCTCGCCATACTGATCGTAGATGGCGCGTTTTTGGGAGTCGGAAAGAATTTCGTATGCGTGAGAAATCTCCTTGAACTTCTGCTCGGCAGCCGGGTTGTTGGCGTTCTTGTCTGTAGTGTTTTGTGGTCAGTAAGCCTTCTGGCTGCGCGTGTTGCAGGGAAGGCGGAACATACCTGGGTGGTACTTAAGGGCACCGGTCTTGTATGCCTTCTTCAATTGCGCCTCAGTGGCATCTGGGCTGACCTAAATATGGGCGTTAGGGGGCCTCCTCTGTCAGGCGAGGGGTATCGGTAAGCAGCAGAACTTACTCCAAGAGTCTCGTAGAGCTTTGTTTCCTTGACCATCTTGACTGTCTGGTCTAGTTATGTGAATGGGTGTGGGAAAATGTTCTGGCAGTTCGGAATGCTCTGGACAATCAGTTCCGATGACAATGACGGATATGGGAATGTGTCAGGGCCGTTAAGAAATCGTGGTCTGATGGGAAGACAGATAAGGTCAGCGGCTGCGAGGTCGTGTCGAGAATAATGGAGATGGAGTCGAGAGGAGACAATGAATGGCTGGTGCAAATGaagagtggtggtggacaacGGTGGAAGAGAAAGATCTTTTTGCGCAAAGGGTTGGGAAAGGCCGACGGGGTCCCGAGTCGGGGTTGGTTTGGCAGAAGTTGGGGACTTCCAGGCCTCGCTTGCTGGTCCAGGGCACCGAGAAAGAAGCGCAGAACAGGAACGGACAGAAACAGGGATGGACCTACCAGAACAGCTTGAGCTACAGTGACAGCAGCAGGAAGCGTCCGAGATGAAAATAGTTGATAAGGTACGGGATTTGAGTCGCCGGAGGATAGTTGGGAGTGATAGGAGGCTTGATGAGGCGTAGTTGTAGTAGCAACACGCAAGACGGAAGATGGGGTATAACGGAATGACTGATCAACTTTCTCGAGAAAACTGTCCAAGTACCGGCAGCAGGGTTCAAATATTATCAACCAAGGCAGGGCAACAGAACCGGAATCTTCACTGCAATTCTGGAATAGGCGCAGAGGGAGGGATGCGGCGGGCGCCTTGTGCGTTGGGGGGAGGCCCGGAACGGCAAAGGAGGCTGAAGTGGGTGACTGGCCCAGTGAGTTCTTC includes the following:
- a CDS encoding proline iminopeptidase: MMAAQVIRPARLLNRTAHIVPGQLRVTELTFEVPLNHSNLSAGNLKIFGRQVTKHDTPIVPRTDSELEEYHRRPYLVYLEGGPGFGNREPQDHQLTKTALDRGYTLLLLDYRGTGLSTPINQPHLATLGGPQQQADYLKRFRADSIVQDAEAVRLCLTADYPETHKKWSIFGQSYGGFVALTYLSQFPQGLREVFLTGGLAPVKRTAQEVYTALYKKVIQRNEAYYRKFPEDVGRVRKVAQYLDEKSPRLPGGGQFTVERLLGIGLCMGMNGGLDLIHSTILKLAMDIEQFGFITRAAGAAFEGLIPFDTNPIYAVLHESIYVNGPGLASDWAAHRVGKTLAESEPGLSWLSSVPQALDYSSSSSSSTNQQPLYFSGEMVYPAHFDCYPELKDMKETAELLAKHDDWPRLYDLDQLARNEVPVYAASYVEDMYVDADFARETAKAVRGTKVFETNVMYHGALRAKTDEVLGQLFKLRDDTLD
- a CDS encoding DnaJ family protein is translated as MVKETKLYETLGVSPDATEAQLKKAYKTGALKYHPDKNANNPAAEQKFKEISHAYEILSDSQKRAIYDQYGEAGLEGGAGAGGGMAAEDLFAQFFGGGGFGGGLGGMFGGMNQQRAPAKAKTIHHTHHVSLEDIYRGKISKLALQRSILCPKCEGRGGKEGAVKRCAGCDGQGTKIMMRQMGPMIQRFQTVCPDCNGEGEVIKEKDRCKQCNGKKTVVDRKVLHVHVDRGVKSGTKVEFRGEGDQAPGILPGDVVFVIEQKPHPRFTRQEDDLLYKCEIDLVTALAGGTIYIEHLDERWLSVDIQPGEAIAPNSVKMIRGQGMPSYRHHDYGNMYIQFSVRFPEKNWTQDPAAFEALRKYLPAPAVVNVPPQDAMTEPAELEDVEGNGAGRGFSNSPMEEDDEPQAERVQCASQ